A genomic window from Camelina sativa cultivar DH55 chromosome 2, Cs, whole genome shotgun sequence includes:
- the LOC109127656 gene encoding LOW QUALITY PROTEIN: defensin-like protein 76 (The sequence of the model RefSeq protein was modified relative to this genomic sequence to represent the inferred CDS: inserted 1 base in 1 codon), which yields MQDKKHLHIFIAIAIVLLIVMAGKINAIDVHDAVCFRSECTSVCDQICLSKGFKNGWYCGTFRLHTGCCCLKEKELXQKISPSEN from the exons ATGCAGGACAAgaaacatttacatatattcatTGCCATAGCAATTGTTCTCTTGATTGTGATGGCAG GTAAAATAAACGCTATTGATGTTCATGATGCTGTTTGTTTTCGGTCAGAGTGTACAAGCGTATGTGATCAGATTTGCTTAAGCAAAGGGTTTAAAAATGGATGGTATTGTGGAACATTTAGACTCCATACTGGATGTTGTTGTCTTAAAGAGAAAGAAC TACAAAAAATATCTCCATCAGAAAACTAA
- the LOC109127640 gene encoding defensin-like protein 76, which translates to MQDKKHLHIFIAIAIVLLIVMAGKINAIDVHDAVCFRSECTSVCDQICLSKGFKNGWYCGTFRLHTGCCCLKEKEFYKKISPSEN; encoded by the exons ATGCAGGACAAGAAACATTTGCATATATTCATTGCCATAGCAATTGTTCTCTTGATTGTGATGGCAG GTAAAATAAACGCTATTGATGTTCATGATGCTGTTTGTTTTCGGTCAGAGTGTACAAGCGTATGTGATCAGATTTGCTTAAGCAAAGGGTTTAAAAATGGATGGTATTGTGGAACATTTAGACTCCATACTGGATGTTGTTGTCTTAAAGAGAAagaattctacaaaaaaatatctccaTCAGAAAACTAA